From Pleurocapsa sp. PCC 7319:
TGGTTTTGGTGCCGCAGGGGAAGGCTATTTCCGTATTTCTGCCTTTAATAGTCGCGACAATGTTAACGAGGCGATGAAACGCATTAGCGAAAAGTTTTAGACATGATCGAGTTTGAATTAATTTAGATTTAATTTAACTGTTTTTATTGCTGCTTCGGCAGCTTTTTTTTCAGCTTCTTGTTTACGACGACCTGTCCCAACTCCATATACCTTGCCATTTATTAGTACTTGAGCTGTAAATTGTTTAGCGTGATCGGGTCCTGATTCGTCAATAATTTGATAAGTTGGTCTAGTTTGATATTCAGCTAGTGCCCATTGTTGGAAACGATTTTTGCTATCAATAAATGTTTCTTGAGGTTGAACTAAATTTTGGTTGACATCTAAATTAGAGCCTAAAGAATCGTTGACTAATTTCTCTGCTAAAGGTCGAAAAATTTTTAAAATATATTCCCTAACTGCTTCAATTCCGGTATCGAGAAAATAAGCACCCAACGTAGCTTCAAAAGTATCGTTAAGTAAGGATGGGTTGTCTCTACCTCCGTCCTTGTCAGCTCCTTTTCCTAAGCGCATTAATTTTCCGAGACCTAATTCCGCTCCTAATTTGCCTAATTGCGTTTCGTCGACTAATCGCGATCGCAGGTGAGTTAATTGAGCTTCGTTGATCGAAGGATACATTACGTAGAGCATCTCGGCGATCACAAAACCGAGAACCGCATCACCAA
This genomic window contains:
- the rnc gene encoding ribonuclease III, producing the protein MNSELPSFKNLELFNLALTHRSYVNEHPGAGEDNERLEFLGDAVLGFVIAEMLYVMYPSINEAQLTHLRSRLVDETQLGKLGAELGLGKLMRLGKGADKDGGRDNPSLLNDTFEATLGAYFLDTGIEAVREYILKIFRPLAEKLVNDSLGSNLDVNQNLVQPQETFIDSKNRFQQWALAEYQTRPTYQIIDESGPDHAKQFTAQVLINGKVYGVGTGRRKQEAEKKAAEAAIKTVKLNLN